A single genomic interval of Aedes aegypti strain LVP_AGWG chromosome 1, AaegL5.0 Primary Assembly, whole genome shotgun sequence harbors:
- the LOC5572410 gene encoding cuticle protein — translation MAFKFLTFCALVAVARAGVISGPAVTTYQAAAPLAKTISYSAPASLAYAAPIAKTLVAAPLAKADEYDPNPEYSFSYGISDALTGDQKEQHESRSGDVVQGSYSLVEPDGSKRIVDYTADPVHGFNAAVRRESVAVKAIAAAPVVAAKTVIAQPALASYSAPLATKTILAQQPTLYHH, via the exons ATGGCTTTCAAG TTTCTGACTTTCTGCGCTTTGGTGGCTGTAGCACGTGCTGGAGTCATCTCCGGTCCAGCTGTTACGACTTATCAAGCTGCTGCTCCCTTGGCCAAAACGATCTCCTATTCTGCTCCAGCGTCTTTGGCTTATGCAGCTCCGATCGCCAAGACCCTCGTGGCTGCCCCACTGGCCAAGGCTGATGAATACGACCCGAATCCAGAGTATTCCTTCTCTTACGGAATCTCCGACGCCCTAACCGGAGACCAGAAGGAACAGCATGAATCTCGCAGCGGAGATGTTGTCCAGGGATCTTACTCGCTGGTTGAGCCGGACGGTTCCAAGCGTATCGTTGACTACACTGCCGACCCAGTCCACGGATTCAACGCTGCTGTTCGCCGTGAATCGGTTGCCGTCAAAGCGATCGCTGCTGCCCCTGTAGTTGCCGCCAAGACCGTCATTGCCCAACCAGCTTTGGCCTCTTACTCCGCTCCACTTGCCACCAAAACCATTTTGGCCCAACAACCTACCTTGTACCATCACTAA